The Fusarium musae strain F31 chromosome 12, whole genome shotgun sequence genome window below encodes:
- a CDS encoding hypothetical protein (antiSMASH:Cluster_12.1), with the protein MDTPQAAKTQIPSRDRSGPKIEHRDAVGTSSSSQQAASKGSTAAKGTGSSSSLPIPVLDSAAFATGKGGGALRSIDSNFSVNPNTGTLSFSVPLPVSKSRGGFQPSLSLEYDSGRGNGAFGIGWRLGGISSIARKMSRRIPTYGQDDDGEDLDTFTLTGADDLVPLSDETVDGFVVRQYAPRVRGDTEMRIERWMQGSHVIFWRTISSENVTNIYGRDDSSREMENPHRVFAWLLCESYDAYGNAISYTYKKGDDEGIEALPADRKATETMRDSKALTRARYLKSIRYGNHTPSRDLDRWKIIPATANKTCGWCFSIVLDYGEHDLQCPTTLESSLPWSVRQDPFSTGSRGFEVRSLRLCQRVLMFHHFSEPGELGRENCLVASMEINYQESPAGSVIEQITSNGHVFDAARGVYAAQSMAPLKLRYSGLPDLKSLPITTICPTALQNLPISRPDAVTRWVDLDGEGSPGLLVQLDGAWYFQRNESPLIACSDDDSSSITSSGVDTESDASSISDSETDKMHLLPKDGFGPVHELRAIPGLKDFTRSTIEDIDGNGHQDVVVVDEQGRASGFYERIASDDGDDGWTPLQLFPQVVNMDVQTAEAKTHSMRLDMTGNGRPDILLEVAGGGSGLTWHEALGKRGMDALRECQIANDAPSPTTPSLNLTGDDRTAIYLVDMSGDGLQDIVRITNNLISYWPNLGYGSFGHEISMRLPCPISEDDASFNFLRLHLLDVDGSGTTDIIYLPPEGGANVFFNHSGNAFSAPLSLPQFPSISRLTSVFALDLLGKGTSCLCWVGPRAGSGTDEVVINYLDLAAGGKPHLLCHLDDGKGSETRINYRPSTAFYLSDKAGGQPWRTRLPFPVHVVRKAVRQDHVSQTKLTTTYAYRDGFFDPHDREFRGFGTVHIWEQEQMRLAPSVSSSSTTYKLPVRHIKTWFHTGATESSWLPTGTFEPHRMQTVLPDNAGSSAAAHVRREAFRALKGLQMRSEVYQKGSSSSSNTPISISETAFDIQLLQMPVDSHMNERAKFKHEKPGISRVLPREQLMEIRERQKGENARLQHEMILERNEYGSVRRKLTVSYGCTPGSQVSFASIVEALKNGKQDAASALEKTLQRQQTSHATMSVTAFTDCVRTRDDFYTPRVASTVETQYEGFQRNDAILNIAKLRREPDIAAALGVAGVPGKESRVYYRSADLEGPLPLGQIERDRVPIVIDQTLERGFEANDKLALHKSITPGISETELTNILTEAGFVQLPKDDRWWKPSSRQSFSAPCHAAGSELVSARKSFFTPTMEADVFQNTTIVKMDSYMLLPEVYTNAAGHQTEAENDYRTLTARVMTDCNMNRTAAEGDALGNTHAVSRMGKEEEKLGDDHVVENLVSQGLIDDFLINPAEDKAIAILGGRGSLSLYSHRLNGDTPPYRIDITRDTHAHPDGDDERPLKRNFPVKVTFFDPQGRTVQESHLASWDKQRWDITGCTSFDAKGHAIQAHHAFTSSTPAFVPVSKRNSPATVQFVDATGRQVGQLDPGHTWSKVHFTPWAQWVFDKGATLGIEDPAADPDVGVYMSALGRGAYSPSWLEMHRSAGGILQATGQKAMDAYANHVMVLLYDGRGNGLSKIQGVRQDKTTQPIAVHYEYDALGHLAREVDALGRTVQTTQYNRLGQQIIKKSMDKCEEISLSDINGQPVYLWDLGPGSRRRMVYNNLRQQTETWVRASSHEREVLWTRTVYNSTNTSESRSINMLGQVMRIEDQAGTRKFDKYDFKGTAIAETRVFSEEYKTGLDWSAVPGPKMQNHMTYHSSLRLDAADRPIFEENAHGRQTRRCYDVRGNVVHLQSKAHQQDSWTVHLQDSTFTADLLPVNVTRGNGTKTQHEYDQYTRLLTNKRTRRSDSSLVEDITHIYDCMGRTSRTLDAAQETVFYRNQRIEPVNEYWYDFHDRLVKATGREMVSLGQKQQQGPFFRQHINGDAKQLTCYTETYRYDDAGNILEHRHDISDTTMPNWTRIHRYNQASRIEPDKMSNRLTSVSISGVESKQFEYNANGATVSLPGFSYVGWDPMDSLHCVSTQIVNPGDETAIPETTFFVYDKDGTRVRKVTESSRSCCKMKETLYLGPAAEHSLTYSGDGVTPDSEVTTCHLFPATSNPGTTAVVTIEHYVKAANPKLGNKTLQRYNLSNNLEVDEDGHTISYEEYTPFGTPTYVIRQSGIDAPSAFRFAAYRRDRETGGMYYCNARYYVPWLGRWMSPDPLGTVDGPNIYAYCGNNPVNWADPKGTLKWNMQDVKNAVVPALKSAALTIPSAIVSIGTAAVANTVLTDRVSSTQSTLTNFAWSAAAYGLQTVAASLPVMVNAFAGSVLAERDKREAAMKAEANDKRIESLEKQNEKLKAQVEWLKRKGENLERTLAAISTAVGIVPQEFEDEPYPEDSEDELEAELEGLNEGRLEDEESIPELFINQVPSAQNLEENNRASEVRRTGADVNQSSVVNRRVNASTNRAIHTEP; encoded by the coding sequence ATGGATACACCGCAAGCAGCAAAAACGCAAATACCGTCACGTGACCGAAGTGGTCCCAAGATTGAGCATCGCGATGCCGTTGgcacatcatcttcgtcccAGCAGGCCGCTAGCAAAGGCTCAACCGCAGCCAAAGGCACAGGAAGTTCTTCGTCCCTCCCCATCCCAGTGCTCGACTCTGCTGCCTTTGCAACTGGCAAAGGCGGGGGAGCATTACGATCCATCGATAGCAATTTTTCCGTAAACCCAAACACCGGCACCTTGTCCTTCAGCGTGCCCTTGCCTGTGTCAAAATCACGTGGTGGTTTCCAGCCATCACTTTCTCTCGAGTATGATTCGGGCCGTGGAAATGGTGCCTTTGGCATTGGTTGGCGACTTGGCGGTATTTCAAGCATTGCTCGCAAGATGTCTCGTCGTATTCCGACATATGGtcaagatgacgatggagaaGACCTGGACACATTCACGCTCACTGGCGCTGATGATTTAGTCCCTCTTAGCGACGAGACTGTCGATGGCTTCGTCGTGAGGCAGTACGCACCCCGTGTACGTGGCGATACAGAAATGCGTATTGAGCGCTGGATGCAAGGCAGCCATGTTATCTTCTGGAGGACAATTTCGTCTGAAAATGTGACAAATATTTATGGGCGTGACGATTCCTCTCGTGAGATGGAGAATCCACATCGAGTGTTTGCATGGTTGCTCTGTGAAAGCTATGATGCGTATGGCAACGCTATATCTTACACATATAAgaaaggtgatgatgaaggtatCGAAGCTTTGCCTGCGGACAGAAAGGCAACTGAAACGATGAGAGATTCTAAGGCACTCACACGCGCGCGATATCTCAAGAGTATCCGATACGGAAACCATACACCCAGTCGAGATCTCGACAGATGGAAGATTATCCCTGCCACCGCTAACAAGACCTGTGGATGGTGTTTTAGTATTGTACTCGATTACGGAGAACATGACCTTCAGTGCCCTACAACGTTGGAATCTTCTCTTCCCTGGTCTGTCCGACAGGATCCTTTCTCGACAGGATCCCGGGGGTTTGAGGTACGCAGCCTCCGACTCTGCCAGCGAGTTCTCATGTTTCATCATTTCTCTGAGCCGGGAGAACTCGGGCGTGAAAATTGTCTGGTCGCCTCGATGGAGATCAATTATCAAGAAAGTCCTGCCGGGTCTGTCATTGAACAGATCACCTCCAATGGCCATGTATTCGACGCGGCTCGGGGCGTGTATGCCGCGCAGAGCATGGCGCCTCTCAAACTACGCTATAGCGGCTTGCCTGACCTCAAAAGTTTGCCAATTACTACCATCTGCCCGACCGCATTGCAAAATTTGCCCATTTCCCGGCCTGACGCCGTCACTCGCTGGGTAGACCTGGATGGCGAAGGCTCCCCGGGCTTGCTTGTGCAGCTAGATGGAGCATGGTACTTCCAGCGCAATGAAAGTCCCTTGATAGCCTgtagtgatgatgatagcaGCTCTATCACTAGTTCCGGGGTGGACACAGAATCAGACGCTAGCAGCATCAGCGACTCTGAGACGGATAAGATGCACCTTTTACCCAAGGACGGCTTTGGTCCTGTCCATGAATTGAGAGCCATTCCGGGCCTGAAAGACTTTACTCGCAGCACCATCGAAGATATTGATGGAAACGGACATCAGGACGTGGTTGTTGTGGATGAACAAGGTCGCGCATCTGGGTTCTACGAGCGAATAGCTAGTGACGACGGAGATGACGGCTGGACTCCATTGCAATTATTTCCGCAAGTCGTCAACATGGACGTTCAAACAGCCGAGGCAAAAACCCATTCGATGAGACTTGATATGACTGGCAATGGACGACCAGACATACTGCTCGAGGTAGCTGGTGGAGGTAGCGGTCTAACATGGCATGAGGCACTTGGCAAAAGAGGCATGGATGCTCTAAGGGAATGCCAGATAGCCAACGATGCTCCATCACCCACAACCCCGTCACTGAATCTCACAGGAGATGATCGCACGGCAATTTATCTAGTGGACATGTCTGGCGACGGTCTTCAGGATATCGTGCGTATCACCAATAACCTGATAAGCTATTGGCCCAATTTGGGATACGGAAGCTTCGGCCATGAAATATCTATGAGACTGCCATGTCCTATAAGCGAGGATGACGCAAGCTTCAACTTTCTACGACTGCACCTGCTAGACGTCGATGGTAGCGGTACTACAGATATCATATACCTTCCACCAGAAGGAGGAGCCAACGTCTTTTTCAATCACAGTGGCAATGCCTTCAGTGCGCCATTATCTCTACCCCAGTTCCCAAGCATCAGCCGACTCACCTCAGTGTTTGCCCTGGACTTGCTGGGAAAAGGTACCAGCTGTCTCTGCTGGGTTGGTCCGCGGGCTGGCAGCGGTACTGATGAAGTTGTCATCAACTACCTCGACCTTGCAGCTGGAGGGAAACCTCATCTTCTGTGCCATCTCGACGATGGAAAGGGCTCTGAGACGCGAATTAATTATCGTCCATCCACGGCCTTCTACCTGAGCGATAAAGCCGGAGGCCAGCCCTGGAGAACCCGTCTGCCGTTTCCTGTACACGTTGTGCGCAAGGCAGTCAGACAAGACCATGTGTCACAGACCAAGCTGACAACAACCTACGCCTATCGCGATGGCTTTTTTGATCCACATGATAGAGAGTTTCGTGGCTTTGGAACGGTGCACATTTGGGAGCAAGAGCAAATGCGACTCGCACCATCtgtgtcatcctcgtccacAACGTATAAGCTGCCTGTTAGACATATAAAGACTTGGTTCCACACGGGTGCTACGGAGTCATCTTGGCTCCCAACAGGTACTTTCGAACCTCATCGTATGCAGACTGTTTTACCAGACAACGCTGGctcatctgctgctgctcatgTAAGACGGGAGGCATTCCGAGCCCTCAAGGGATTGCAGATGCGTTCTGAAGTGTATCAGAAAGGGAGTTCGAGCTCCAGTAACACACCTATCTCGATTTCCGAGACGGCATTCGACATCCAGCTTCTCCAGATGCCTGTTGACAGTCATATGAATGAAAGGGCCAAGTTTAAGCACGAAAAACCTGGGATCTCCCGCGTGCTTCCGCGCGAGCAGCTGATGGAGATCCGTGAGCGGCAGAAAGGAGAAAATGCTCGTTTGCAGCACGAAATGATACTTGAACGAAACGAGTACGGCTCTGTCCGGCGAAAGCTGACCGTGTCGTATGGTTGTACACCGGGATCTCAAGTATCCTTTGCATCCATAGTTGAGGCTTTGAAGAATGGGAAACAGGATGCAGCGTCTGCTCTCGAGAAGACTCTGCAGCGTCAACAGACTTCACACGCGACCATGTCCGTCACAGCATTCACCGACTGCGTGCGTACCAGAGATGACTTTTATACGCCTCGGGTAGCTTCCACTGTTGAGACACAATATGAAGGATTTCAAAGAAACGATGCCATCTTGAACATAGCAAAACTCCGGAGGGAACCAGACATAGCAGCGGCTTTGGGTGTGGCTGGGGTTCCAGGAAAAGAGTCAAGAGTCTATTACCGCTCGGCAGACTTGGAAGGTCCGTTGCCACTTGGCCAAATCGAACGAGATCGAGTGCCAATTGTGATTGATCAAACACTGGAACGGGGCTTTGAGGCAAATGACAAGCTGGCGTTACATAAATCAATCACCCCTGGGATATCGGAAACTGAGTTGACAAACATCTTGACCGAGGCTGGTTTTGTTCAACTACCCAAAGACGATCGATGGTGGAAGCCTTCGAGCCGACAGTCTTTTTCTGCGCCCTGCCATGCTGCCGGCTCCGAGCTTGTGAGTGCCCGCAAAAGTTTCTTCACACCCACCATGGAAGCCGATGTTTTCCAGAACACCACCATTGTGAAGATGGACAGCTACATGTTGCTCCCCGAGGTCTATACCAACGCTGCGGGTCACCAGACTGAAGCAGAAAATGACTACCGCACCTTAACAGCCCGTGTCATGACGGATTGTAACATGAACCGCACTGCAGCTGAAGGAGATGCCCTTGGTAACACGCACGCTGTATCACGCAtgggcaaagaagaagagaaattgGGCGATGACCATGTCGTGGAGAACCTAGTTTCACAAGGGCTCATAGACGACTTCCTCATTAATCCGGCCGAGGACAAGGCAATTGCTATATTGGGTGGCCGCGGGTCTTTGTCACTGTACTCGCATCGACTCAATGGAGACACTCCACCTTATCGGATCGATATCACTCGCGATACTCACGCCCATCCAGATGGAGACGATGAAAGGCCTTTGAAGCGCAACTTCCCAGTCAAAGTAACTTTCTTCGACCCACAAGGCCGGACGGTCCAAGAGTCGCACCTTGCGTCATGGGACAAACAGCGTTGGGACATTACTGGCTGTACTTCGTTTGATGCTAAGGGCCACGCGATACAAGCACACCATGCTTTCACCAGCTCGACTCCGGCCTTTGTGCCAGTTTCGAAGAGAAACAGCCCTGCTACGGTGCAGTTTGTAGATGCTACCGGTCGCCAGGTTGGGCAGCTCGACCCGGGCCATACATGGAGCAAAGTGCACTTCACGCCTTGGGCACAATGGGTGTTTGACAAAGGTGCTACTTTGGGCATTGAAGATCCAGCGGCGGACCCGGATGTTGGAGTCTACATGTCTGCGCTTGGAAGAGGTGCATACTCCCCTTCATGGCTTGAGATGCATCGAAGTGCAGGTGGGATTCTACAAGCTACTGGACAGAAGGCCATGGACGCCTACGCCAATCATGTGATGGTGCTCCTGTATGATGGTCGTGGCAATGGGCTGTCTAAGATTCAAGGTGTGCGTCAAGATAAGACAACACAACCAATTGCCGTTCACTATGAATATGACGCTTTGGGCCATCTTGCGCGTGAAGTAGATGCTCTTGGCCGTACGGTGCAGACTACCCAGTACAACCGCCTTGGACAACAAATAATCAAGAAGAGCATGGACAAGTGCGAGGAGATATCTCTAAGTGACATTAATGGCCAACCAGTCTACCTTTGGGACCTGGGTCCGGGCTCACGACGTCGAATGGTCTATAACAATCTGCGCCAGCAAACAGAGACCTGGGTTCGCGCGAGCTCACACGAACGCGAAGTTCTTTGGACTCGAACGGTGTATAACAGCACCAACACAAGTGAGTCCAGGTCCATCAACATGCTGGGGCAAGTCATGAGGATCGAAGACCAGGCCGGAACACGCAAGTTTGACAAGTATGACTTCAAAGGCACAGCCATTGCGGAAACTCGGGTGTTTTCTGAGGAATACAAGACTGGACTAGACTGGTCGGCTGTCCCTGGTCCAAAGATGCAAAACCACATGACCTACCACTCTAGCCTTCGACTCGATGCAGCCGACAGGCCAATCTTCGAAGAAAATGCTCATGGCCGCCAAACAAGACGGTGCTACGACGTTCGCGGTAATGTCGTTCACCTGCAATCTAAAGCACATCAGCAAGACAGTTGGACTGTACATCTCCAAGATTCAACCTTCACCGCAGATCTACTACCCGTGAATGTCACTCGCGGTAATGGCACCAAGACCCAGCATGAGTACGACCAATACACCAGACTTCTAACCAACAAAAGAACCAGGCGCTCTGATAGCAGCCTGGTTGAAGACATTACCCATATATACGACTGTATGGGCCGCACTTCGCGAACTTTGGACGCAGCACAAGAGACAGTCTTCTACCGCAACCAGCGAATAGAACCTGTTAACGAGTACTGGTACGATTTCCATGATCGCCTGGTCAAGGCTACAGGAAGAGAGATGGTTTCACTGGGACAGAAACAGCAACAAGGTCCCTTTTTCAGACAGCACATAAACGGCGATGCCAAACAATTGACATGCTATACGGAGACGTACAGATACGATGACGCCGGCAACATACTCGAGCACCGGCACGATATATCAGATACGACCATGCCAAACTGGACTCGGATTCACCGATACAATCAAGCCAGTCGTATTGAGCCTGACAAGATGAGCAATCGACTGACATCGGTGTCAATATCTGGCGTGGAAAGCAAACAATTTGAGTACAATGCCAATGGTGCCACGGTATCACTGCCAGGGTTCTCCTACGTTGGATGGGACCCTATGGATTCTCTCCATTGCGTATCAACTCAGATTGTCAATCCAGGAGATGAAACAGCGATTCCCGAAACAACGTTCTTCGTCTACGACAAGGACGGTACACGTGTCAGAAAAGTCACAGAATCATCGCGATCATGTtgcaagatgaaggagacatTGTATCTCGGCCCTGCAGCTGAACACTCCCTGACCTattctggtgatggtgtgACTCCAGACTCGGAGGTGACTACGTGCCACCTGTTTCCCGCGACATCCAACCCTGGTACCACCGCGGTGGTAACTATAGAGCACTATGTTAAAGCAGCTAATCCTAAGCTCGGAAACAAGACTCTACAACGCTacaacctcagcaacaatCTCGAAGTGGACGAGGACGGACACACCATCTCCTATGAAGAGTATACGCCGTTTGGGACTCCAACATATGTAATCCGCCAGTCTGGTATTGACGCTCCCAGTGCATTTCGCTTTGCTGCATACCGACGAGATCGAGAGACTGGTGGGATGTACTACTGTAATGCAAGATATTATGTGCCGTGGCTCGGTCGTTGGATGTCGCCCGATCCACTAGGTACCGTTGATGGCCCTAACATATACGCATACTGCGGCAACAATCCTGTCAACTGGGCGGATCCAAAGGGCACCCTTAAGTGGAACATGCAAGATGTTAAGAACGCTGTTGTCCCAGCTCTCAAATCCGCCGCACTTACTATCCCCAGCGCTATAGTTAGCATAGGTACAGCAGCAGTGGCCAACACGGTCCTCACAGACAGGGTCAGTTCAACCCAGTCTACTCTCACCAATTTTGCATGGTCAGCTGCAGCTTACGGCTTGCAAACCGTCGCTGCATCTTTGCCGGTCATGGTCAATGCCTTCGCGGGGTCTGTGCTGGCAGAGAGGGATAAGCGAGAGGCCGCAATGAAGGCAGAGGCCAATGATAAAAGGATTGAATCACTCGAAAAACAGAATGAAAAGTTGAAAGCGCAGGTTGAATGGCTAAAGAGGAAAGGAGAAAACCTGGAAAGGACTCTTGCGGCAATAAGTACGGCGGTGGGGATTGTGCCACAAGAATTTGAAGACGAACCATATCCCGAGGACAGTGAAGACGAACTTGAAGCCGAATTGGAGGGGCTAAATGAGGGCAgacttgaggatgaagagagtaTTCCGGAATTATTCATAAATCAGGTGCCGAGCGCACAGAATCTTGAAGAAAACAACCGAGCGTCTGAAGTGAGAAGGACAGGAGCAGACGTAAACCAGTCATCTGTTGTCAATCGGAGGGTCAACGCATCTACAAACAGAGCCATACACACAGAGCCTTAG
- a CDS encoding hypothetical protein (MEROPS:MER0023064) gives MAILDTGHPLPALFVPGGPFYNWPYTRRNIQTAETYVSERLRKQNGTNLPNGSGAPASGPRPSPSPAHILSPVLGSDPALPQSQFVDPSFGQASSPPPAPAPSSSFGDIELPRAHHSSSTHGPAHELDIGASTLQEMNYDISLDMAPDISDDHTVITADDLDFSNMESELNADTINRITDGRWLNDAAIAKLLELFSSLRPLDAKSIDPLLIDRAPVNKAVTHLLSASGSDLTVLVPIRCNAHWILVVLRATDKSVLYYNSMPGHDMPNLPARIIQVCQGLISGLDYDIGAAVSAGTLSCPRQLNTVDCGVAVIVNGLYTLASRPLPSTTSCDYGIWRLVLAAMLIDADELGGNLSLVPPELAEEPIIDMGTAEPRPAHLAASEYRDWVRTERQRLVTHMRSTVDSLAELLSRCRSYRMLITEIVAVLESPALNPDTAMNQELEKLTTSLKNVQSLRWVNPIAESALKKQLRILQTRADHGAACRARMEVLIRQYKADLEDLEVMNRDTAVLVEGLQQDLAEW, from the coding sequence ATGGCCATTCTCGACACTGGACACCCGCTCCCTGCTCTTTTTGTTCCTGGTGGACCGTTTTACAACTGGCCATATACGAGGCGCAACATCCAGACTGCAGAGACGTATGTTTCTGAACGTCTTCGGAAACAGAACGGTACCAACCTCCCTAATGGATCGGGAGCTCCAGCATCCGGACCacgtccaagtccaagcccgGCTCATATCCTATCTCCTGTACTCGGTTCAGACCCAGCTCTACCTCAGTCTCAATTTGTCGACCCAAGTTTTGGTCAAGCTTCATCgccacctccagctccagctcccagCTCGTCTTTCGGTGACATTGAGCTGCCACGTGCCCATCACTCAAGCTCTACCCATGGACCCGCTCATGAACTGGATATCGGCGCCAGCACTCTTCAGGAGATGAACTACGACATATCGCTCGACATGGCTCCGGATATCAGCGACGACCACACAGTTATTACCGCTGATGACCTTGACTTCAGCAACATGGAATCGGAACTCAACGCCGACACCATCAATCGCATCACCGATGGCCGTTGGCTCAACGACGCTGCCATCGCCAAACTCTTGgagctcttctcttctctacGCCCGCTCGATGCTAAATCCATCGACCCGTTGCTCATTGACAGAGCTCCCGTTAACAAGGCTGTGACCCATCTTCTTTCGGCCTCTGGATCTGACTTGACGGTCCTCGTTCCTATTCGATGCAACGCTCACTGGATCTTGGTTGTACTGCGCGCAACTGACAAGTCGGTTCTCTACTACAACTCAATGCCTGGACACGACATGCCCAACCTGCCTGCCCGTATCATTCAAGTTTGCCAAGGTCTCATCAGCGGACTCGACTACGATATTGGTGCCGCTGTTTCGGCCGGTACGCTATCCTGCCCTCGGCAACTCAACACGGTTGATTGTGGCGTTGCTGTAATCGTCAATGGCCTCTACACCTTGGCCTCACGACCTCTGCCTTCAACCACCAGCTGCGATTATGGTATCTGGCGCCTTGTCTTGGCCGCAATGCTCATCGATGCAGATGAGCTTGGCGGCAACCTGAGTCTAGTGCCTCCCGAGCTGGCCGAGGAACCCATCATCGATATGGGCACTGCAGAGCCTCGCCCGGCACATCTTGCTGCCTCTGAGTATCGCGACTGGGTACGCACAGAGAGACAACGACTGGTGACCCATATGAGGTCAACTGTCGACAGCCTTGCCGAGCTTTTATCCCGATGCCGTTCTTATCGGATGCTGATAACTGAGATTGTGGCCGTGCTAGAGTCCCCGGCCTTGAACCCCGACACCGCGATGAACCAGGAGCTGGAAAAGCTAACCACTTCTCTTAAGAATGTGCAATCCTTGAGATGGGTTAACCCCATAGCCGAGTctgccttgaagaagcagtTGAGAATTCTTCAGACGCGGGCAGATCATGGTGCAGCTTGCAGGGCGAGGATGGAAGTGTTGATTCGTCAGTACAAGGCTGACCTGGAGGACCTTGAAGTCATGAATCGAGATACGGCTGTATTGGTGGAAGGGCTACAGCAGGATCTTGCAGAGTGGTAA
- a CDS encoding hypothetical protein (antiSMASH:Cluster_12.1) produces the protein MKVDLGELKGNFMRLKEQLEHLSAYITPWEFQDEDPVASTTIKAYDDRAFCCLLPSRGTSY, from the exons ATGAAGGTTGATCTTGGCGAGCTCAAGGGAAACTTCATGAGGCTCAAGGAGCAGCTCGAGCACTTAAGCGCTTATATAACGCCTTGGGAG TTCCAAGACGAGGACCCTGTTGCCTCGACGACAATTAAG GCGTATGATGACCGAGCGTTTTGCTGCCTGTTGCCCTCAAGAGGCACTTCTTACTGA